A window of Chthoniobacterales bacterium contains these coding sequences:
- a CDS encoding heme-copper oxidase subunit III yields MSTAALTAHEETHASPRTAVFGMTIFLASEAMLFAGLIAGYIVLRLSSPAWPPSPDLPKLPILLTGINTVLLVSSSFTYHAAEVAVKKGKRGLLWLFVSIALGTIFLCVQAYEWTHLHHEGLWFNKGGAYGSSFFVLTGFHGLHVAVGVLLILVAFLRQLGGAYTAQNHTYLTLAGMYWHFVDVVWVFLFTVLYVI; encoded by the coding sequence ATGAGCACTGCTGCATTGACCGCCCACGAGGAAACCCACGCTTCGCCGCGCACCGCCGTGTTCGGCATGACCATCTTTCTCGCCTCAGAAGCCATGTTGTTCGCCGGGCTGATCGCCGGCTACATCGTGCTGCGCCTCAGCTCGCCGGCTTGGCCGCCATCGCCGGATCTGCCGAAACTCCCGATCCTGCTCACCGGCATCAACACGGTGCTTCTGGTCTCAAGCAGCTTCACTTATCACGCGGCCGAGGTCGCTGTGAAAAAAGGCAAACGCGGGCTCCTGTGGCTTTTCGTCAGCATCGCCTTGGGAACGATCTTCCTTTGCGTCCAAGCCTACGAGTGGACCCACCTCCACCACGAAGGTCTGTGGTTCAACAAGGGCGGCGCCTACGGCTCGTCGTTCTTTGTGCTTACCGGTTTCCACGGTCTGCACGTGGCGGTCGGAGTTTTGCTTATCCTTGTTGCTTTTCTGCGCCAGCTCGGCGGCGCTTACACGGCGCAAAACCATACTTATTTGACGCTGGCCGGCATGTATTGGCACTTCGTGGACGTCGTCTGGGTTTTCCTATTCACGGTGCTCTACGTCATCTGA
- a CDS encoding SCO family protein, with amino-acid sequence MTDPENKEIVADRMRKLGWAGAFLAFVLSVTMGYSVWRGAERRDVAPMPVLHAVPDFSLTDQTGAVISKDSLRGKIWIADFIFTRCKGPCPLMTLRMLEMQKALAKTPEVKLVSVTVDPQHDTPEVLKAYAEANHAEPDRWKFLTGDKAVIEKLVTEGFKQHLAEENGEPVHGTMFLVVDGNGMVRSARMLEDPELIPKILTDTGNLLREQSGGSTPQG; translated from the coding sequence ATGACCGATCCGGAAAATAAAGAAATCGTCGCCGATCGCATGCGCAAATTGGGCTGGGCCGGTGCATTCCTCGCTTTTGTTCTGTCGGTGACGATGGGGTATTCGGTCTGGCGCGGCGCCGAGAGGAGGGATGTTGCACCGATGCCCGTCCTTCACGCGGTGCCGGACTTTTCGCTCACCGACCAGACAGGCGCTGTCATCAGCAAGGACAGTCTGCGCGGCAAAATCTGGATTGCGGACTTCATCTTCACGCGGTGCAAGGGTCCTTGCCCGCTCATGACCTTGCGCATGCTGGAAATGCAAAAGGCGCTGGCCAAAACACCCGAGGTGAAACTTGTGTCGGTGACCGTCGATCCGCAGCACGACACGCCCGAAGTGCTCAAGGCTTATGCCGAGGCCAACCATGCCGAGCCGGATCGCTGGAAATTTCTCACCGGCGACAAGGCCGTGATCGAAAAGCTGGTCACGGAAGGCTTCAAGCAGCATCTGGCCGAGGAAAACGGCGAACCGGTCCACGGGACGATGTTTTTGGTCGTCGATGGCAACGGTATGGTGCGCAGCGCCCGCATGCTCGAGGATCCCGAACTTATCCCGAAGATTCTGACGGACACCGGGAACCTGCTCCGGGAGCAGTCCGGCGGCTCGACGCCGCAAGGGTGA
- a CDS encoding DUF420 domain-containing protein: MSVADLPAVNATLNSLCTLLLLAGWWFIKRERKTQHIVCMASALAVSAAFLACYLVYHYHVGSVKFTAQGFVRPVYFFILVTHIILAAAIVPLVLMTIIPAFRARFDRHRKWARITLPLWLYVSVTGVIVYLMLYVWFPSAQLPG; this comes from the coding sequence ATGAGCGTCGCGGATCTTCCGGCTGTCAACGCCACGCTCAATTCGCTCTGCACTCTCCTGCTTCTTGCGGGCTGGTGGTTCATCAAGCGCGAACGCAAAACGCAGCACATCGTCTGCATGGCTTCGGCGTTGGCTGTCTCGGCGGCGTTTCTGGCCTGCTATCTCGTTTATCATTACCACGTCGGATCGGTGAAATTCACCGCCCAAGGTTTTGTCCGCCCGGTTTATTTTTTCATCCTTGTCACCCATATCATCCTCGCCGCAGCCATCGTGCCCTTGGTGCTGATGACGATTATCCCGGCTTTCCGCGCGCGGTTCGACCGCCATCGCAAATGGGCGCGCATCACGTTGCCGCTGTGGCTCTACGTGTCCGTCACGGGCGTGATTGTTTACCTGATGCTCTATGTCTGGTTCCCGTCGGCGCAGTTGCCGGGGTAG
- a CDS encoding sugar kinase, with protein sequence MSVLIVGSIALDDVKTPVEERFDLLGGSASYAAVAAGYFSPVNLVAIVGEDFPADHWNFLQKRGINLEGVQRAPGKTFRWSGEYMWDMNTRETRSVALNVFETFSPKLPEHYRSSDYVLLANIAPDLQLQVLDQMDKPQFVIADTMDLWINIAQPALLELLKRVDMLILNDSEARELTKETSLIKAGRKIQSLGPRIVAVKKGEHGCLLFGEDEFFSCPAYPLEDIHDPTGAGDTFAGGLTGYLASRGNHNVSFKTLKTAVVVGSVLASYNVEAFSLERMRSVEQKQILERFAEFQDLAHFDADLP encoded by the coding sequence ATGTCCGTTCTCATCGTTGGTTCCATCGCGCTCGACGACGTCAAAACTCCCGTCGAAGAACGTTTCGATCTGCTCGGAGGCTCCGCTTCCTACGCGGCCGTCGCCGCCGGATATTTCTCGCCGGTCAACCTTGTCGCTATTGTGGGCGAGGATTTCCCGGCCGACCACTGGAACTTCCTGCAAAAGCGCGGGATAAATCTTGAGGGCGTGCAACGTGCCCCGGGCAAAACATTCCGCTGGTCCGGCGAATACATGTGGGACATGAACACACGCGAGACCCGCTCGGTCGCGCTCAACGTTTTCGAGACATTTTCCCCGAAATTGCCGGAGCATTACAGGTCTTCGGACTACGTGCTGTTGGCCAACATCGCCCCGGATCTCCAGCTGCAAGTGCTCGACCAGATGGATAAGCCGCAGTTCGTCATCGCGGACACGATGGATCTGTGGATCAACATCGCCCAACCCGCCCTCCTCGAACTCCTCAAGCGCGTGGACATGCTGATCCTCAACGACAGCGAGGCGCGCGAACTGACCAAGGAGACCAGCCTCATCAAGGCCGGCCGAAAAATCCAATCCCTCGGACCGCGCATCGTCGCGGTGAAAAAAGGCGAACACGGATGCCTCCTTTTCGGCGAGGACGAGTTCTTCAGTTGTCCCGCCTACCCGCTTGAGGACATCCATGATCCCACCGGCGCGGGCGACACATTCGCCGGCGGATTGACCGGCTACCTTGCCAGCCGCGGCAATCACAACGTCAGCTTCAAAACGCTCAAAACCGCCGTGGTGGTCGGCAGCGTCCTTGCCAGTTACAATGTTGAAGCGTTCAGCCTCGAGCGCATGCGCTCCGTCGAGCAGAAGCAAATTCTCGAACGTTTCGCCGAGTTCCAAGACCTCGCCCACTTCGACGCGGATCTTCCGTAA